Proteins from one Streptosporangium becharense genomic window:
- a CDS encoding replication initiator has product MAAEVEQRGPRVLREARLLARQVAEQVATEHGVCIRPVPYWRTDVRTGRREVVAVPCGATLESACPPCARRTRQIRMAQCREGWHLEAEPVASAVKANEEQRWLIEFRADLQAQRDEAEHAGEAAAVADLDAAITDVDAEIITAGMSGSVAGRTGGPRTRSTRRRQDAPDLPRRVMRDTTLGRTFASPDGKVFRPSMFLTLTLPSYGRVRNGVPVDPDSYDYRRAARDALHFSKLIDRFVQNLRRVAGFDVQYFATVEPQKRLAPHLHMAIRGTLPRAELRQVVAATYHQVWWPAADEVRFDGEHLPVWSEDTGYVDPVSGAVLPTWDEALDRLDADADAEPLHVVRFGAQLDVQGVLAGTPDADQRVRYLAKYLTKSLGDPVGDGADDVARRDHVGRLVAALRWEPCAPTCANWLRYGVQPKGAKQGLLPGRCRSKAHRAAHLGYAGRRVLVSRKWSGKTMGEHKADRRAWALAALGMQAEQQSDRHRYVWRRASASDPDVPSRGLLLLRMVAERRRWRAELERVRARADGVALDVPAVTLPGQACSLGEVTLF; this is encoded by the coding sequence TTGGCCGCTGAGGTTGAGCAGCGGGGGCCGCGTGTCCTGCGGGAGGCGCGGCTTTTGGCCCGGCAGGTCGCCGAACAGGTCGCGACCGAGCATGGGGTGTGTATCCGGCCGGTGCCGTACTGGCGGACGGATGTACGCACGGGGCGGCGTGAGGTGGTGGCCGTGCCGTGCGGGGCGACGCTGGAAAGCGCGTGTCCGCCGTGCGCGCGGCGGACCCGTCAGATACGGATGGCGCAGTGCCGGGAGGGCTGGCATCTGGAGGCCGAACCGGTCGCCTCGGCGGTGAAGGCGAACGAGGAACAGCGGTGGCTGATCGAGTTCCGGGCCGACCTGCAAGCCCAGCGGGACGAGGCGGAGCACGCGGGTGAGGCTGCGGCGGTGGCGGATCTGGACGCGGCGATTACCGATGTGGACGCTGAGATCATCACGGCGGGGATGTCCGGGAGCGTGGCGGGCCGGACGGGCGGGCCGCGTACCCGCTCGACGCGGCGGCGGCAGGACGCGCCGGATCTGCCTCGGCGGGTGATGCGGGACACGACGCTCGGGCGCACATTCGCCTCCCCGGACGGGAAGGTGTTCCGGCCGTCGATGTTCCTCACGCTCACCTTGCCGTCGTATGGGCGGGTGCGCAACGGGGTCCCGGTCGACCCGGACAGCTACGACTACCGGCGGGCGGCACGGGACGCGCTGCACTTCTCCAAGCTGATCGATCGGTTCGTGCAGAACCTTCGCCGGGTGGCGGGGTTCGACGTGCAGTACTTCGCCACGGTGGAGCCACAGAAGCGGCTGGCGCCGCACCTGCACATGGCGATTCGGGGCACGCTGCCCCGTGCGGAGCTGCGACAGGTCGTGGCGGCGACGTATCACCAGGTGTGGTGGCCCGCGGCCGATGAGGTCCGCTTCGACGGGGAGCATCTGCCGGTGTGGTCGGAGGACACAGGTTACGTCGATCCGGTCTCCGGGGCGGTGCTGCCGACCTGGGATGAGGCTCTTGACCGGCTGGATGCGGACGCGGACGCGGAGCCGCTGCATGTGGTGCGGTTCGGGGCTCAGCTCGACGTTCAAGGGGTGTTGGCGGGTACGCCGGATGCTGACCAGCGGGTTCGGTACCTGGCGAAGTATCTGACCAAGAGCCTGGGTGATCCGGTCGGGGACGGCGCCGATGATGTGGCGCGGCGGGATCACGTGGGGCGGCTGGTGGCGGCGCTGCGGTGGGAGCCGTGCGCGCCGACGTGCGCGAACTGGCTGCGGTACGGAGTACAGCCGAAGGGCGCCAAGCAGGGGTTGCTGCCGGGGCGGTGCCGGAGCAAGGCGCATCGGGCGGCGCACTTGGGTTATGCCGGGCGGCGGGTGCTGGTGTCGCGCAAGTGGTCGGGCAAGACCATGGGGGAGCACAAGGCCGACCGGCGGGCGTGGGCGCTGGCGGCGCTCGGGATGCAAGCGGAGCAGCAGAGCGACCGGCACCGGTATGTGTGGCGGCGGGCGTCGGCGAGTGATCCGGATGTGCCGTCACGCGGGCTGTTGCTGCTGCGGATGGTGGCGGAGCGGCGGCGCTGGCGGGCGGAGCTGGAGCGGGTGAGGGCACGGGCCGATGGGGTGGCGCTGGATGTTCCGGCAGTCACCTTGCCGGGGCAAGCGTGCTCTCTGGGCGAAGTCACACT
- a CDS encoding helix-turn-helix domain-containing protein, translated as MHGSTTLGKRLRTLRLERGYSQQELANRAGLSVDLLSLLERDVRESMSWASMVKLARALDVDPGVIAGKKPALERVPGAAVLTVRDAVLNPSLLGIHPDHDREPAAASDLWPLLERAYGAYFGGEFGVLAADLPNLINEARLLHATDPQAGAPTLAHAWQLAACLLVHTGRDDAAAIAAERAINTAKDGDDRYRLATLYGTYSWVMLHQGRLHEAEQLAVTAAEEIEPSMSKSPPQQITAWGGLILNAAVASGGRADGDRAEEYLRIASAGAVRVGADRHDYWVSFGPSHVAVQTTHIMTALNKPDRALKAAAQVNRNVLFKVQYGRHLLNESRALLDRRRTEQAIEVAAHAHDISPEWFRHQGFAQTLTADIAERKARLSGPLRTLVQAFQD; from the coding sequence ATGCATGGGAGCACCACACTGGGCAAACGCCTCCGGACGCTGCGACTGGAGCGTGGTTATAGCCAGCAAGAGCTGGCTAATCGGGCTGGACTGAGCGTCGATCTCCTCTCCCTGCTGGAACGTGATGTCAGGGAGTCCATGTCCTGGGCATCCATGGTGAAGTTGGCGCGGGCGCTAGACGTCGATCCAGGCGTTATCGCTGGTAAAAAGCCAGCCTTAGAACGAGTGCCTGGCGCTGCGGTGCTCACTGTCCGAGATGCTGTGCTTAATCCCAGCTTGCTGGGGATTCATCCCGATCATGACAGGGAACCCGCTGCTGCCTCTGACCTATGGCCACTGCTTGAACGTGCTTACGGCGCTTACTTCGGTGGGGAGTTCGGCGTACTAGCCGCTGACCTCCCAAACCTGATCAACGAAGCTCGCCTACTACATGCCACTGATCCCCAAGCAGGTGCGCCGACGCTAGCGCATGCGTGGCAGTTGGCCGCCTGCCTTCTCGTGCACACCGGACGTGACGACGCTGCGGCCATTGCTGCTGAGCGCGCCATCAACACAGCGAAAGACGGCGATGATCGCTATCGACTGGCGACTCTGTACGGAACGTACTCCTGGGTGATGTTGCATCAGGGACGACTTCACGAAGCGGAGCAACTGGCCGTAACGGCAGCCGAAGAGATCGAACCGTCCATGTCGAAGTCCCCGCCGCAGCAAATCACCGCCTGGGGAGGCTTGATCCTAAATGCTGCGGTTGCTTCGGGAGGGCGGGCGGACGGTGACCGCGCAGAGGAGTATCTCCGTATCGCTTCGGCGGGGGCCGTCCGCGTAGGCGCCGACCGCCATGATTACTGGGTGTCCTTCGGGCCGTCACACGTGGCAGTTCAGACCACACACATCATGACGGCGCTCAACAAGCCTGATCGGGCGCTCAAGGCGGCAGCGCAGGTGAACCGGAACGTCCTGTTCAAAGTCCAGTACGGGCGGCACCTACTCAACGAGTCCCGCGCTCTACTTGACCGTAGACGCACGGAACAGGCCATTGAAGTAGCAGCCCATGCTCATGACATTTCGCCTGAATGGTTCCGCCACCAAGGATTCGCTCAGACGCTAACGGCTGACATCGCAGAGCGTAAAGCGCGGCTTTCGGGGCCTTTGAGAACTCTGGTCCAGGCGTTCCAAGATTAG
- a CDS encoding FtsK/SpoIIIE domain-containing protein, translating to MAEFVLRKLPGAEVQGVVSTTPDTAVVFAPTVVKTPAIVVIVVWLWRLVVGLGRAVWRHPVVCALAGGTAALVVLLGWRDALVVWGGLVCAVSSWAGLWPEAGMRWLVWPALSWWRWVWVYRRKWRSVVAVAGLVRVVRGRGYAPDLVRVVSDRWVDRVTVRMLDGQDDTEYAERSPGLAHGFGAVNCRVSSLRPGWVTLTFPRRDALVRVVPARPFPRRPDVATVDVGMDERGRPYRLKVHGTHVLIAGATGAGKGSWLWSVVRGLLPAAGEGLVELWALDPKLMELSFGLELFDRYAGTPEDCAELLEAAVAVMQERAGRYAGVRRSHEPSTQDPFILVIVDEVAFLTAYQRDRDLKVRIMAALATLTTQGRAVGVGVLAALQDPRKDVLSIRNLFPDRIALRLDEAEQVDMVLGDGARDRGALADQIPRDPSDPSVGAGVAYVRLENAPEPVRVRAAYVSDADIRQMVLRYSVVSEAV from the coding sequence GTGGCTGAGTTCGTGCTGCGCAAACTTCCGGGGGCGGAGGTACAGGGGGTCGTCTCGACGACTCCGGATACGGCGGTGGTCTTCGCGCCGACCGTGGTCAAGACGCCTGCGATCGTCGTCATCGTCGTATGGCTGTGGCGGCTGGTCGTGGGCCTGGGCAGGGCGGTGTGGCGGCATCCGGTCGTCTGCGCGCTGGCCGGAGGTACGGCGGCGCTGGTCGTGCTGCTGGGCTGGCGGGATGCGCTGGTCGTCTGGGGCGGGCTGGTGTGCGCGGTCTCGTCGTGGGCGGGTCTGTGGCCGGAGGCGGGGATGCGCTGGCTGGTCTGGCCCGCGCTGAGCTGGTGGCGCTGGGTGTGGGTGTATCGGCGCAAGTGGCGCTCCGTGGTGGCGGTCGCCGGGCTGGTGCGGGTGGTGCGGGGACGCGGGTATGCCCCTGACCTGGTGCGGGTGGTCTCTGACCGGTGGGTGGATCGGGTCACCGTCCGCATGCTGGACGGGCAGGACGATACCGAGTACGCCGAACGGTCGCCGGGTCTCGCGCATGGCTTCGGCGCGGTGAACTGCCGGGTCTCCTCGCTCCGGCCGGGCTGGGTGACGTTGACCTTCCCCCGGCGGGATGCGCTGGTGCGGGTGGTGCCCGCACGCCCGTTTCCTCGGCGTCCGGACGTGGCGACGGTGGATGTCGGGATGGATGAGCGGGGGCGCCCGTACCGGCTGAAGGTGCATGGGACACATGTGCTGATCGCGGGGGCGACGGGGGCCGGTAAGGGCTCGTGGCTGTGGTCGGTGGTGCGCGGGCTGCTGCCTGCGGCCGGTGAGGGTCTGGTGGAGCTGTGGGCGTTGGACCCCAAGCTCATGGAGCTGTCTTTCGGGCTGGAGCTGTTCGATCGGTACGCGGGCACGCCGGAGGACTGCGCGGAGCTGCTGGAAGCGGCGGTGGCGGTGATGCAGGAGCGGGCGGGCCGGTATGCGGGGGTGCGGCGCAGCCACGAGCCGTCCACGCAAGACCCGTTCATTCTCGTCATCGTCGATGAGGTGGCGTTCCTGACCGCCTATCAGCGGGACCGGGATCTCAAGGTGCGGATCATGGCGGCGTTGGCGACGCTGACCACGCAGGGCCGCGCGGTCGGGGTGGGTGTCCTGGCCGCACTCCAGGACCCGCGCAAAGACGTACTGAGCATCCGCAACCTGTTTCCCGACCGGATCGCGCTACGGCTGGATGAGGCCGAACAGGTGGACATGGTCCTCGGGGATGGGGCGCGGGATCGGGGCGCGCTGGCTGATCAGATCCCGCGTGACCCGTCTGACCCCAGCGTCGGGGCGGGGGTGGCGTATGTGCGGCTGGAGAACGCGCCGGAGCCGGTGCGGGTGCGGGCGGCGTACGTCTCGGATGCCGATATCCGGCAGATGGTCCTGCGGTACTCGGTCGTGAGTGAGGCGGTGTGA
- a CDS encoding nitroreductase family protein: MSDEAMDVFEALYTTRAMRRVKPDPIPEQVQRSILDAAVRAPSAGNTQGWRFMLVDDPGVKASLGPLYRDALDKLFEGHYRPMRERAEAEGDTGTLNVLRSARHLADHFEDYPLLLFAFTRNDPSGGSIFPAVWSAQLAARAHGVGSALTSVLGVFHAEETMRVLGVPEGRGWSVACTVTFGYPTGRWGVAPRRPVHEVSYRNRWGEPVGFEIHEPLWGYGNRPPAAGDAETRTAITSAPDVISH; encoded by the coding sequence GTGAGCGACGAGGCGATGGACGTCTTCGAGGCCCTCTACACGACCCGGGCGATGCGCCGGGTCAAGCCGGACCCGATCCCCGAGCAGGTGCAGCGGAGCATCCTGGACGCCGCGGTCCGCGCACCCAGCGCGGGCAACACGCAGGGCTGGCGCTTCATGCTGGTGGACGACCCCGGGGTGAAGGCGTCCCTCGGGCCGCTCTACCGCGACGCGCTCGACAAGCTCTTCGAGGGCCACTACCGGCCGATGCGGGAGAGGGCCGAGGCCGAGGGCGACACCGGCACGCTCAACGTCCTGAGGTCGGCCCGGCACCTGGCCGACCACTTCGAGGACTACCCGCTGCTGCTGTTCGCGTTCACCCGCAACGACCCGTCCGGCGGCTCGATCTTCCCCGCGGTGTGGAGTGCCCAGCTCGCCGCGCGTGCCCACGGCGTGGGCAGCGCGCTGACCAGCGTGCTCGGCGTCTTCCACGCGGAGGAGACGATGCGCGTCCTGGGCGTCCCCGAGGGCAGGGGCTGGAGCGTGGCCTGCACGGTCACCTTCGGCTACCCCACCGGCCGCTGGGGCGTCGCACCCCGCCGCCCGGTCCACGAGGTCAGCTACCGCAACCGGTGGGGCGAGCCCGTCGGCTTCGAGATCCACGAGCCTCTGTGGGGCTACGGGAACCGACCACCGGCCGCCGGTGACGCCGAGACCCGTACAGCGATCACCTCGGCTCCGGACGTGATCTCCCACTGA